The following nucleotide sequence is from Pseudomonas putida S13.1.2.
CAAGCGCGGGCTAAGTGCCCGCCACATCCGTTTCATGGCCCTCGGTTCCGCCATCGGTACCGGGCTGTTCTACGGCTCCGCCTCGGCCATCCAGATGGCCGGCCCGGCCGTGCTGCTGGCCTACCTGATTGGCGGCGCCGCCGTGTTCATGGTCATGCGCGCCCTCGGCGAAATGGCCGTACACAACCCGGTGGCCGGCTCCTTCGGCCACTACGCCAGCACCTACCTCGGCCCCATGGCCGGCTTTATCCTCGGCTGGACCTACGCCTTCGAGATGGTCATCGTCGCCATCGCCGACGTTACGGCCTTCGGTATCTACATGGGCTTCTGGTTCCCGGAAGTGGCCCGCTGGATCTGGGTGCTGGGCATCGTCTTCATCATCGGCGGCCTCAACCTGTGCAACGTCAAGGTCTTTGGCGAGATGGAATTCTGGCTGTCGCTGCTCAAGGTCGGCGCCATCGTCGCGATGATCCTGGCCGGCCTTGGCATCATGGCTTTCGGCTTCAGCCAGGTGGGTACCGGGCATGCCGTAGGGCTGAGCAACCTGTTCGACCATGGTGGCTTCATGCCCAATGGCGTGGGCGGCCTGATCGCCTCCTTTGCCGTGGTGATGTTCGCCTTCGGCGGCATCGAGATCATTGGTGTCACCGCCGGTGAGGCCAAGGACCCGCAGCGGGTCATCCCCAAGGCAATCAATGCCGTGCCCCTGCGCATCCTGCTGTTCTATGTGCTCACCCTGTTCGTGCTGATGTGCCTGTACCCGTGGCCGCAGATCGGCAGCGAAGGCAGCCCGTTCGTGCAGATCTTCAGCAACCTGGGGATTGGCTCTGCCGCCGCAGTGCTGAACGTGGTGGTGATTTCTGCCGCGATCTCTGCCATCAACAGTGACATCTTTGGTGCTGGCCGCATGATGTATGGCCTGGCCCAGCAAGGCCATGCGCCACGCAGTTTCGGCAAGCTGTCGAAACACGGTGTGCCATGGATGACCGTGGTGGTGATGGGCGCCGCGCTGCTGATCGGCGTGCTGCTCAACTACCTGATCCCGGAGAACGTATTCCTGCTGATCGCTTCGATCGCCACCTTCGCCACCGTGTGGGTGTGGTTGATGATCCTGCTCACCCAGGTGGCCATGCGCCGCAGCATGAGCCGTGAAGAGGTGGCCCAGCTCAAGTTCCCGGTACCGTTCTGGCCATACGGCCCGGCCATGGCCATTGCGTTCATGGTGTTCATCTTTGGCGTGCTCGGCTACTTCCCGGATACCCAGGCGGCATTGATCGTCGGCGTGGTCTGGGTGGTGTTCCTGGTGGCGTCCTACCTGCTGTGGTGCAAGCCACGCGCAGGGCAGGGCCAGCCCGTAGCAGAGCCGGTCGAACTGCACCGCTAGCAAAGGAGATTGTGCATGAGAACCCTCTGGCAGCATTGCCATGTGGCCACCATGGCCGAGGGCCGTTACTCGGCCATCGAAGACGCGGCCATCGTCACCCGCGCCGGGCTGATCGAATGGATCGGCCCACGCGCCGAACTGGCGCCGGTCGACGCTGACCGTACGGTGGACCTGGGCGGCGCCTGGGTCACCCCGGGGCTGATCGACTGCCACACCCACGCGGTGTTCGGTGGCAACCGCAGCGGCGAGTTCGAGCAGCGCCTGCAAGGCGTCAGCTATGCCGAAATCGCCGCCCAGGGCGGCGGTATCGCCAGCACCGTGCGGGCCACCCGCGCGGCCAGCGAGGACGAGTTGTTCGCCAGTGCCCGCCAGCGGGTGCAGGCGCTGATGCGCGATGGTGTAACCACCCTCGAGATCAAGTCCGGTTACGGCCTGGACCTGGCCAACGAGCGCAAGATGCTGCGCGTGGCCCGGCGCCTGGCCGACGAGCTGCCGCTGGCGGTGCGCGCCACCTGCCTGGCCGCGCACGCCTTGCCGCCGGAGTACGTCGGCCGGGCCGACGACTACATCGCGCACATCTGTGACGAGATGCTGCCGGCCCTGGCCGCCGAAGGCCTGGTGGATGCGGTAGATGCCTTCTGTGAACACCTGGCGTTCTCCCCGGCCCAGGTCGAGCGGCTGTTCATCAAGGCCCGCGAGCTGGGCCTGCCGGTCAAGCTGCACGCCGAACAGCTGTCGTCGCTGCATGGCTCCAGCCTGGCGGCACGCTACCAGGCGCTGTCGGCCGACCACCTGGAGTTCATGACCGAGGAAGACGCCATCGCCATGGCCGCAGCCGGCACGGTCGCCGTGCTGCTGCCGGGCGCCTTCTACTTCCTGCGCGAAACCCAGTTGCCGCCCATGGACGCATTGCGCCGCCACGGGGTGAAGATTGCCCTGGCCAGCGACCTCAACCCCGGCACTTCGCCCGGGCTGTCGCTGCGGCTGATGCTGAACATGGGCTGCACCTGTTTCCGCATGACCCCGGAAGAAGCCTTGGCCGGCGTCACCGTACATGCCGCCACGGCGTTGGGCCTGGGTGACAGCCACGGCTCGCTGGAAGTGGGCAAGGTAGCCGACTTCGTCGCCTGGCAAATCGAACGCCCCGCCGACCTGGCCTACTGGCTGGGTGGCGACCTGCCCAAGCGCGTAGTGCGCAAAGGCCACGAAATATCCAACTGAGCGAGGCACGATGGACAAGGTTCTGAGTTTTCACCAAGGCCGCCTGCCGCTGCTGATCAGCATGCCGCACGCCGGCCTGCGCCTGAGCGACGCGGTGCGCGACGGCCTGGTCGACGAAGCGCGCAGCTTGCCGGACACCGACTGGCACATCCCGCAGTTGTACAACTTCGCCCGCGAAATGGGCGCTAGCGTGGTGGCGGCGGAGTACTCGCGCTTCGTCATCGACCTGAACCGCCCGGATGACGACAAGCCGCTGTACGCGGGCGCCACCACGGGCTTGTACCCGGCCACGCTGTTCGAAGGCGAACCCCTGTTCAAGGATGGGCTGGCGCCGTCTGGCGAAGAACGCAAACGCTACCTGGAGCAGATCTGGCGCCCGTATCACGGCACCCTTCGCCGCGAGCTGGACCGGTTGCGCGAGCAGTTTGGTTACGCACTGCTGTGGGATGCCCACTCGATCCGTTCGCACA
It contains:
- the hutI gene encoding imidazolonepropionase, translated to MRTLWQHCHVATMAEGRYSAIEDAAIVTRAGLIEWIGPRAELAPVDADRTVDLGGAWVTPGLIDCHTHAVFGGNRSGEFEQRLQGVSYAEIAAQGGGIASTVRATRAASEDELFASARQRVQALMRDGVTTLEIKSGYGLDLANERKMLRVARRLADELPLAVRATCLAAHALPPEYVGRADDYIAHICDEMLPALAAEGLVDAVDAFCEHLAFSPAQVERLFIKARELGLPVKLHAEQLSSLHGSSLAARYQALSADHLEFMTEEDAIAMAAAGTVAVLLPGAFYFLRETQLPPMDALRRHGVKIALASDLNPGTSPGLSLRLMLNMGCTCFRMTPEEALAGVTVHAATALGLGDSHGSLEVGKVADFVAWQIERPADLAYWLGGDLPKRVVRKGHEISN
- a CDS encoding amino acid permease; the protein is MQQAQGLKRGLSARHIRFMALGSAIGTGLFYGSASAIQMAGPAVLLAYLIGGAAVFMVMRALGEMAVHNPVAGSFGHYASTYLGPMAGFILGWTYAFEMVIVAIADVTAFGIYMGFWFPEVARWIWVLGIVFIIGGLNLCNVKVFGEMEFWLSLLKVGAIVAMILAGLGIMAFGFSQVGTGHAVGLSNLFDHGGFMPNGVGGLIASFAVVMFAFGGIEIIGVTAGEAKDPQRVIPKAINAVPLRILLFYVLTLFVLMCLYPWPQIGSEGSPFVQIFSNLGIGSAAAVLNVVVISAAISAINSDIFGAGRMMYGLAQQGHAPRSFGKLSKHGVPWMTVVVMGAALLIGVLLNYLIPENVFLLIASIATFATVWVWLMILLTQVAMRRSMSREEVAQLKFPVPFWPYGPAMAIAFMVFIFGVLGYFPDTQAALIVGVVWVVFLVASYLLWCKPRAGQGQPVAEPVELHR
- the hutG gene encoding N-formylglutamate deformylase, translating into MDKVLSFHQGRLPLLISMPHAGLRLSDAVRDGLVDEARSLPDTDWHIPQLYNFAREMGASVVAAEYSRFVIDLNRPDDDKPLYAGATTGLYPATLFEGEPLFKDGLAPSGEERKRYLEQIWRPYHGTLRRELDRLREQFGYALLWDAHSIRSHIPHLFDGKLPDFNLGTFNGASCDPLLAERLQGVCAEARDYSHVLNGRFKGGHITRHYGDPANHIHAVQLELAQCTYMNETEPFAYREDLAQPTQRVLTQLLQALLDWGKERYGR